The Aspergillus nidulans FGSC A4 chromosome VIII genome contains the following window.
GTAAAAGGACGTAAACAGATCTTCGTCGATTAGCCTGATTCACCGCTATGCAGTTCTCGGTGTCTTTCCAAGCTGCTTCAGGAGATAACTGCGCTTGAAGTAAGTGTTAGGGTGAACAATGGTATCAAGTTCGATTTCACCCGCTGAGCCGTCTTCCTTGGCTCTCTTGATTTCGGCTTTGTGTGTATATTCGAATACTCGGTTGCAGGCAATGTGATAACGAGtcttctcgacatcttcgCGTACTCCGCGCAACAAGTCCTTGTCGTTCACGCCGGTAGATTGGAGAAGTCCGATTAGGTTATCAACGGAAAAGTGGCGATACGGACAACCATGCGTCTGTCCTGCTCCAGGGTTTGTATCGCTAAGAATTTTTTGACATGAATATGGTGGGTAGCCGCGACCCCTTCGGTTGATATCTCCACCGACATCACCATAGGCGTGGCGAACGTTGTACTTGTAACGGGAGTTGAACTCCTCATCGGTGAAGCCCTTGAACGATTGGCGCCAAAACAGAATACACTCTTCAAGGGATAGACCAATTCCCTTGAGAAACAGAGTGTACTGGAGCCGACCAAAATGTTTCAGATGGTTGTTCTTGCGCAGGGACATGTGGAGGCTACGCATACAGAGCGGGAAATGTTGTGAAAGAGGATcaatgctggcggcggtAATTGGAGCGCCATCCACGAAGCCTTCGCCTTCTGTGTACACGGACTCCGCACTTCCGAAGTTCTTAGATAGGTGGTTCAGAATGGGGGAGAGgcgatcatcctcatcgagGCGGGGCAAAGCTCTACTTGTGAGCTAGTAGTTATCAGCTCAATGTTCGTACTCAATTGCAAACTGAATTCACATACCTCTAAGGCACGTTCAAGTCGCGCAGTGAACTCAGCGATGATCATACTTAGCTGCTCTCTTTCCGGAACATATGCTTTCCCTTTGGACAGAAAAACAGAGCGTCTTTCGACGAGTTCTGGTACTCTTTCCCAATCCACTTTGTACCATGTGTCTTCATCGGAGCGACGCAGACCTGGCGTCGCGGCGACCAGATACTCGGATAGTTCGCGTCTCTCATCTTCACCTACAGATTCCCAGTCGAGGTTCAGACTATCGATAAATGCGCGTCGTTCTCGAGAGTCATCTGCCTGAAAGCGGAACCTGAAGAGCATAGTCTCTGCTCGTGCGAACCGGCGACGAAGATCTTCGGTGGCTGAAAAAGCCAGACGGAGAATAAAGTGCGAATAATGGTCTTTTTGCCGTTCATTCTTGATTCGGGGATCTGCGGCACCTTTTGGAGACGATGTGTTCGCTGAGAGGGGTAGGAACTTCTGGAGAAGAGGCGTGATGTGCGCCGTTGTCTCGGCAGCGGTCTTGTTTCGATAGGAGCATGCCTCGATTTCGGCGAGGACTATCACAGTCAACAGCAAGTCATACAAAAATAAAGATCTAGGTTCGCACTTTTCAGTCTGTCAATAGCCCATTGTTCAAACTGCTCAAGCGTAATCTCTGCAGTGGGTGGTGTATCGTAGAAGTTCAGCCGATAGGGAtagtcctgctgcttgaaAGTCGGCGTCGCGAATTGCGTCTTTTTGTAGTTGAGGTTGGCCCTCCGCTTAGGGTCAATCCTATTGAACTCCTGGCGGATCATCCTGAATCTCGCGCGTGTGGAAAGAAACTATTCCCGCAAACCACAAGTTGGTCTTGAACCTATATCGAAATTGTTATCGGCATTGGACGACGCGACACGCGACGAGCACGCGCCGGATTTAATCACATGATCTTTACGGGATCTCCTTAGTGGGCTTGGCTTAAACCGAGGAGCACCATCATTTTAAGGCAGCAAGGGACGATTCTTGGGAGCATGTGATAAATTTCGACTGCAATAAGCGGATTTGCAAGTAATTCCGGCAGTCCTACTTCTTACTACCTTTAGTCTATTCCTCAAGCATATCTAGGTGTAAGGTAGGGACGAGAGACTCGCTCACTGAGTCGCCAGTTGTTGTATACTTCGAAAGCAGGGCGGAGTTTCGGAGAAGCCTCCGAGAGCGATTCACCGACTTCCTAAACGAGCAGGTACACATAATCCCCGCGGCTTTCAACTGCTTTCCCCGGTTTAATGGGATAAAGTCACGTCGGCCTTAGAGAACTTTCACCACGATACTGACTTTCTAAGAGTGGACAAGGCCACAATTGGCACATTCTTCAAGAAGTCTTCCAGAAAATACAGTGGATGGGAAAGATGAGGAACTTGTAGATTCGAGTCATTTTGAGAAACCATCTCGCGTGCTCCATATCGTTCGAACCGAATAACCCTTACCGAATCCCACGTCGTCGACACCAAGTCTTACCGCAATTGAAACAACACAGTGGAGCATTACGCGCAATGACCCTCACAACCAGGCAGCTCAAGAAAGCTGCACggatcatcctcatcggcgCTCCGGGGGTGGGGAAGGGAACGCAAACGGAGAGGCTCCTGTCCAAATTTCCTGAACTTGCTTCTATAAGCTCAGGCGACCTCTTGCGAGAGAATGTCCGGAGGAGGACAGCACTCGGTATGTGGTGTTTGGAGTTTTACACAAAGCTGCTGCTAATGTTACTCGACAGGGCGGGAAGCAGAAGCCACAATTCAAGCAGGAAACCTCGTTCCCGACTCCATgattctcaacctcatctctTCCGAATTTAACTCCAGAGGCTGGCTCTCCAAATCACAATCATCAGGCTCGTCTGTTTCCCCCTCAGCGTCCTTCATCTTAGACGGGTTTCCTCGCACCGCCTCCCAGGCCGCGAGCTTGGACTCCCTGGTCCCCATCAACTTTGTCGTCCACTTAGTCACTC
Protein-coding sequences here:
- a CDS encoding DNA primase subunit PRI2 (transcript_id=CADANIAT00002464); this encodes MIRQEFNRIDPKRRANLNYKKTQFATPTFKQQDYPYRLNFYDTPPTAEITLEQFEQWAIDRLKILAEIEACSYRNKTAAETTAHITPLLQKFLPLSANTSSPKGAADPRIKNERQKDHYSHFILRLAFSATEDLRRRFARAETMLFRFRFQADDSRERRAFIDSLNLDWESVGEDERRELSEYLVAATPGLRRSDEDTWYKVDWERVPELVERRSVFLSKGKAYVPEREQLSMIIAEFTARLERALELTSRALPRLDEDDRLSPILNHLSKNFGSAESVYTEGEGFVDGAPITAASIDPLSQHFPLCMRSLHMSLRKNNHLKHFGRLQYTLFLKGIGLSLEECILFWRQSFKGFTDEEFNSRYKYNVRHAYGDVGGDINRRGRGYPPYSCQKILSDTNPGAGQTHGCPYRHFSVDNLIGLLQSTGVNDKDLLRGVREDVEKTRYHIACNRVFEYTHKAEIKRAKEDGSAGEIELDTIVHPNTYFKRSYLLKQLGKTPRTA
- a CDS encoding adenylate kinase ADK2 (transcript_id=CADANIAT00002465), with amino-acid sequence MTLTTRQLKKAARIILIGAPGVGKGTQTERLLSKFPELASISSGDLLRENVRRRTALGREAEATIQAGNLVPDSMILNLISSEFNSRGWLSKSQSSGSSVSPSASFILDGFPRTASQAASLDSLVPINFVVHLVTPPSIILSRIASRWVHEPSGRVYNTDFNAPKVPGKDDVTGEPLTQREDDSIETWKQRLHKFEETSKALLQHYQQKGCLWRVEGNSSDEITPKLLAEFERKFC